From a region of the Phaseolus vulgaris cultivar G19833 chromosome 6, P. vulgaris v2.0, whole genome shotgun sequence genome:
- the LOC137831941 gene encoding phytochrome B-2: protein MASASGAENSSVPPQQQIHNSRTKLSHQNIDSMSKAIAQYTEDARLHAVFEQSGESGRSFDYSQSIRLTPESVPEQQITAYLLKIQRGGFIQPFGSMIAVGEPSFRILAYSENARDMLGITPQSVPSIDDKLDAFALGADVRTLFTQSSALLLEKAFAAREISLMNPIWIHSRTSGKPFYGILHRIDVGIVIDLEPARTEDPALSIAGAVQSQKLAVRAISQLQSLPGGDVKLLCDTVVESVRELTRYDRVMVYKFHEDEHGEVVAESKRPDLEPYIGLHYPATDIPQASRFLFRQNRVRMIVDCHASAVRVVQDEALVQPLCLVGSTLRAPHGCHAQYMANMGSIASLVMAVIINGNDEESVGGRSPMRLWGLVVCHHTSARCIPFPLRYACEFLMQAFGLQLNMELQLAAQSLEKRVLRTQTLLCDMLLRDSPTGIVTQSPSIMDLVKCDGAALYYQGNYYPLGVTPTETQIRDIIEWLLAFHGDSTGLSTDSLADAGYPGATSLGDAVCGMAVAYITEKDFLFWFRSHTGKEIKWGGAKHHPEDKDDGQRMHPRSSFKAFLEVVKSRSLPWENAEMDAIHSLQLILRDSFRDTEHSNSKAVVDPRVAELELQGVDELSSVAREMVRLIETATAPIFAVDTDGHINGWNAKVSELTGLAVEEAMGKSLVRDLVFKESEETVEKLLSRALKGEEDKNVEIKMRTFRPEHQNKAVFVVVNACSSKDYTNNIVGVCFVGQDVTGQKIVMDKFINIQGDYKAIVHSPNALIPPIFASDDNTCCLEWNIAMEKLTGWGRADVIGKMLVGEVFGSCCQLKGSDSITKFMIVLHNALDGQDTDKFPFSFLDRHGKYIQTFLTANKRVNMDGQIIGAFCFLQIVSPELQQALKAQRQQEKTSFARMKELAYICQGVKNPLSGIRFTNSLLEATGLTDEQKQFLETSAACEKQMLKIIRDVDLESIEDGSLELEKGEFLLGNVINAVVSQVMLLLRERTLQLIRDIPEEIKALAVYGDQLRIQQVLTDFLLNIVRYAPSPDGWVEIHVHPRIKQISDGLTLLHAEFRMVCPGEGLPPELIQDMFNNSRWVSQEGLGLSMSRKILKVMNGEVQYIREAERCYFFVLLELPVTRRNSRSVK, encoded by the exons ATGGCCTCAGCAAGCGGAGCAGAGAACTCGTCGGTTCCGCCGCAGCAACAAATTCACAATTCGCGAACCAAGCTGAGCCACCAAAACATCGACTCCATGAGCAAAGCCATCGCGCAGTACACGGAGGACGCGCGTCTGCACGCGGTGTTCGAGCAGTCTGGCGAGTCGGGGAGGTCCTTCGACTACTCCCAATCGATTCGCCTCACCCCGGAATCGGTGCCGGAGCAGCAGATAACGGCGTACCTCCTCAAAATCCAGCGCGGAGGCTTCATCCAGCCGTTCGGCTCCATGATCGCCGTCGGCGAGCCCTCCTTCCGCATCCTGGCGTACTCCGAGAACGCGCGCGACATGCTCGGCATTACTCCGCAGTCCGTCCCCTCTATCGACGACAAGCTCGACGCCTTTGCGCTCGGCGCCGACGTCCGTACGCTCTTCACTCAATCCAGCGCTCTCCTCCTCGAAAAGGCCTTCGCCGCGCGCGAAATTAGCCTCATGAACCCTATCTGGATCCATTCCCGAACCTCTGGTAAGCCTTTTTACGGCATACTTCACCGGATTGACGTCGGAATCGTCATCGATTTGGAGCCCGCACGTACGGAGGACCCGGCGCTTTCTATCGCCGGTGCCGTTCAGTCGCAGAAGCTCGCCGTGCGCGCGATTTCGCAGCTGCAGTCTCTCCCCGGTGGTGATGTTAAGCTTCTGTGTGACACTGTTGTTGAGAGTGTTAGGGAATTGACAAGGTACGATAGGGTTATGGTTTATAAGTTTCACGAGGATGAGCATGGGGAGGTTGTTGCTGAGAGTAAGAGGCCTGATTTGGAGCCTTACATTGGTTTGCATTATCCCGCCACTGATATTCCTCAGGCTTCTAGGTTTTTGTTTAGGCAGAATAGGGTTAGGATGATTGTGGATTGTCATGCATCTGCTGTGAGGGTGGTGCAGGATGAGGCTCTTGTGCAGCCTCTCTGTTTGGTTGGGTCCACGCTCAGGGCCCCCCATGGTTGTCATGCTCAGTACATGGCTAACATGGGGTCGATTGCGTCTTTGGTCATGGCTGTTATTATTAATGGAAATGACGAGGAAAGTGTTGGAGGCCGGAGTCCGATGAGGCTTTGGGGGCTTGTTGTTTGCCATCACACTTCTGCTAGATGTATTCCATTTCCCTTGAGGTATGCTTGTGAGTTTCTCATGCAGGCCTTTGGGCTGCAGTTGAACATGGAGCTTCAGTTGGCCGCGCAATCGTTGGAGAAACGGGTTTTGAGGACGCAGACACTGTTGTGTGATATGCTTCTTAGGGATTCGCCTACTGGCATTGTCACTCAGAGTCCTAGTATTATGGACTTGGTGAAGTGTGATGGGGCTGCTCTTTACTACCAAGGGAACTATTATCCGTTGGGTGTGACTCCAACTGAGACTCAGATAAGGGACATTATTGAGTGGTTGTTGGCCTTCCATGGAGATTCGACTGGTTTGAGTACTGATAGTCTTGCTGATGCCGGTTATCCTGGGGCTACCTCGCTCGGGGATGCGGTTTGTGGGATGGCAGTTGCTTATATCACGGAGAAGGATTTCCTTTTCTGGTTCAGGTCGCACACGGGAAAAGAGATCAAGTGGGGTGGTGCAAAGCATCATCCGGAGGACAAGGATGATGGGCAGAGAATGCATCCCCGTTCTTCTTTCAAGGCATTTTTAGAAGTGGTGAAAAGCCGTAGCTTGCCATGGGAGAATGCGGAAATGGATGCAATTCACTCGTTGCAGCTTATTCTTCGTGACTCGTTTAGAGATACTGAGCATAGCAATTCTAAGGCTGTTGTGGATCCCCGTGTGGCAGAACTAGAATTGCAAGGGGTTGATGAACTAAGTTCTGTGGCGAGAGAGATGGTTAGATTGATAGAAACAGCCACCGCTCCTATATTTGCGGTTGATACTGATGGTCACATAAATGGCTGGAATGCAAAGGTTTCAGAATTGACAGGACTTGCTGTTGAGGAGGCTATGGGGAAGTCCTTGGTTCGCGATCTTGTGTTTAAGGAGTCTGAAGAAACTGTGGAAAAGCTTCTTTCTCGTGCTTTAAAAG GTGAAGAGGATAAGAATGTTGAGATAAAAATGAGGACGTTTCGCCCAGAACATCAAAATAAGGCAGTTTTTGTTGTGGTGAATGCTTGCTCCAGCAAGGATTATACAAATAATATAGTTGGAGTGTGCTTTGTTGGTCAGGATGTTACTGGTCAAAAAATTGTGATGGACAAATTTATCAACATACAAGGTGACTACAAGGCTATTGTGCATAGTCCAAATGCTTTGATCCCTCCCATTTTTGCATCAGACGATAACACATGTTGCTTAGAGTGGAACATTGCCATGGAAAAGCTTACAGGTTGGGGTCGTGCGGATGTCATTGGAAAAATGTTGGTGGGAGAGGTTTTTGGTAGTTGCTGTCAGTTGAAGGGTTCAGATTCAATAACAAAGTTTATGATTGTCTTACACAATGCACTTGACGGACAAGATACAGACaaatttcctttttcatttCTCGATCGGCATGGAAAGTATATACAAACTTTCCTGACTGCAAATAAGAGAGTTAACATGGACGGTCAGATCATTGGGGCTTTTTGCTTTTTGCAAATTGTGAGTCCTGAGCTTCAACAGGCTCTGAAGGCACAGAGACAACAAGAGAAGACTTCCTTTGCTAGGATGAAAGAGTTAGCTTATATTTGTCAAGGAGTGAAGAATCCTTTAAGTGGCATACGCTTTACCAACTCTCTTTTGGAGGCTACAGGCTTGACCGATGAGCAAAAGCAGTTTCTTGAGACTAGTGCTGCCTGTGAGAAGCAAATGTTAAAGATAATACGCGACGTTGATCTTGAAAGCATTGAGGATGG GTCCCTGGAGCTTGAAAAGGGGGAATTCTTGCTTGGAAATGTCATAAATGCAGTTGTTAGCCAAGTAATGTTACTGTTAAGAGAAAGAACTttacagttgattcgtgatATTCCAGAAGAAATCAAGGCATTGGCTGTTTATGGTGATCAATTGAGGATTCAACAAGTGTTGACTGATTTCTTATTGAATATAGTGCGCTATGCACCATCTCCAGATGGTTGGGTAGAGATTCATGTACATCCAAGAATAAAACAAATCTCGGATGGGCTCACTCTTCTCCATGCTGAATTTAG AATGGTATGTCCTGGTGAAGGTCTTCCTCCTGAACTGATTCAAGACATGTTCAATAACAGTCGGTGGGTGAGTCAAGAAGGTTTAGGGTTGAGCATGAGCAGAAAGATTCTAAAGGTAATGAACGGAGAAGTCCAGTATATCAGGGAAGCAGAACGGTGCTACTTTTTTGTTCTTCTTGAACTCCCTGTGACGCGGAGAAACTCTAGAAGTGTTAAATAG